One genomic segment of Hevea brasiliensis isolate MT/VB/25A 57/8 chromosome 3, ASM3005281v1, whole genome shotgun sequence includes these proteins:
- the LOC110671321 gene encoding short integuments 2, mitochondrial: MGGLKGLVKKGLGEMGFNAEGGVVNWFPGHMAAATRAIRTRLKLADLVIEVRDSRIPLSSAHGDLQPQLSSKRRVIALNKKDLANPNIMHKWVNYFDSCNQDCIPINAHSKSSVKKLLELVEFKLKEVISREPTLLVMVVGVPNVGKSALINSIHQIASSHFPVQEKLKRATVGPLPGVTQDIAGYKIAHQPSIYVLDTPGVLVPSIPDIETGLKLALAGSVKDSVVGEERIAQYLLAVLNTRGTPLHWRHWNNRKMEGIRYESQDKHDYNLKDLLPKRKKPPNMSDVLYVEDLVTEVQCALYKTLAEFNGSLEDENDLENLIEQQFEVLKKALKIPHKTSEARLMVSKKFLTLFRTGKLGPFILDDVPEVNSVP; the protein is encoded by the exons ATGGGAGGGTTAAAGGGTCTAGTGAAGAAGGGTTTGGGAGAGATGGGTTTCAACGCAGAGGGTGGAGTCGTTAACTGGTTTCCGGGACACATGGCTGCTGCCACCCGCGCTATCCGAACTCGTCTAAAGCTCGCCGACCTGGTCATTGAAGTTCGCGACTCTCGC ATTCCTTTATCCTCTGCACATGGAGATTTACAGCCTCAGCTATCCTCCAAACGCCGCGTGATTGCTCTCAACAAGAAAGATTTAGCCAATCCTAACATAATGCAT AAATGGGTTAATTATTTCGATTCTTGCAACCAGGATTGCATTCCAATAAATGCCCACAGCAAGAGTTCTGTTAAGAAG CTTCTTGAACTTGTGGAGTTCAAGCTGAAGGAGGTAATTTCGAGGGAACCTACTCTCCTTGTTATGGTGGTTGGTGTTCCTAATGTTGGGAAATCAGCTTTGATAAATTCTATCCATCAAATAGCATCTTCTCATTTTCCCG TGCAGGAGAAATTGAAGCGAGCTACAGTTGGCCCATTGCCTGGTGTTACTCAAGATATTGCAGGATACAAG ATTGCTCATCAGCCTAGTATATATGTTCTGGACACTCCAGGTGTATTAGTGCCCAGTATTCCAGATATTGAAACAGGATTAAAGCTAGCTCTTGCAg GATCCGTGAAAGATTCTGTTGTAGGTGAAGAGCGCATTGCTCAATACCTGTTGGCTGTTTTAAATACTCGAGGCACTCCACTTCATTGGAGACACTGGAATAACAGAAAAATGGAAGGTATTCGATATGAATCTCaggacaaacatgattataatcttaagGATCTTCTGCCAAAGAGGAAGAAACCACCAAATATGTCAGATGTGTTGTATGTTGAG GATCTTGTGACTGAAGTCCAATGCGCATTGTATAAAACACTGGCAGAATTCAATGGCAGTTTGGAGGATGAAAATGATTTGGAGAATCTTATAGAACAGCAatttgaagtgctaaagaaggcATTGAAGATACCTCATAAGACATCTGAAGCTCGTTTGATGGTATCAAAGAAGTTTCTTACTCTGTTCAGGACAGGCAAGCTAGGCCCCTTCATCCTTGATGACGTCCCTGAGGTCAACTCTGTACCATAA